The Capra hircus breed San Clemente chromosome 25, ASM170441v1, whole genome shotgun sequence nucleotide sequence AGAGGAAACAGCTCCTGAGAGGTGGAATGTGCCTAAGTATGTTTAGGGGAAAATAGGTGGGCCAGTGTAATGGGAGGTAAggacagagaggagggaggggacaagttatttaatctcgttttaaaaaatttatttggctgcaccgggtcttagctgGGGCACGGTGGAATCTTCCTCGCTGGCATGCGGGATctctttccctgaccagggattgaacctgggccccatgcACCTGGAGCaagtagtcttaaccactgaccatcagggaaatctccCATATACTCTTTCTGGGGCTCTATCCCGTCCTGTGAAAAATGAGGAtattaatagtacctacctcagagGTACTGTTATGAAGATGAAACGAACACGTCAATCTCTTAAACAAGAGCCTGACTGGCGGGGCACTCGCGGTGGTGCATGTCCAACCTCCACCGCCGGAAGGCAGCAGCGAGTCTCGGCAGGGCTCTGGGCCAGCGTGCAGGGTCAAACGAGGTGAGGCTCTTCCCGGATGTCTGCAGACTCTGTGACAGCAGCCGTCTCCCGCATTCCCGGCCTCGCCGCGGCCAGGAGAGCACAGAGTTCTGGCACACTGCAAGCACTTCTTTGCCTCTATGGGCACGCTGGCCTCCCACCGGAAGCATCCTCCCCTCTGCCTTCTTCCGCTGGCTCAagccctgcctgcctccagcGTCCTCCGGCTTCACTCCAGGATAGAGCCAGGATGCGGGAAAAGAGAGTGGGAATGGTATGGGGATGAAGGGCGAAGAAGAAATCCAGAGACTCAGGGAGCCCCTTCCTCATGATCTGTGCAGACTTTCCAGCCAATTCCTCAGGCAGGCTAGCTGGTGGTAAAGGGTCCAGCTTTCACTTCGGAGGgcccagatttaatccctggttccGGAACCAAGATTCCGCAAGGGGTAGATCGTAGccgaaaaaggaaaaaaaaaaaaaaaagatagcttcAAAGACATCTGCTTACttgcttctttaaatttttaaaatatttagaatccAGTCAGTTCaagtacacacaaacacaatgaAAAGTCTTTCTCCCATCATCTCCTGCTtggaaaaaaaattgtcctttcaGTAGTCTCTGCATTTGGTCTCACATCCTAATCACTGTAGCCAAAGGGTTCTAAGACGCAGATCTATTCCGTTAAAATCCCTCAATAACTTCTTACTACCTCAGGACAAATACAGGTCTGGTCACCTCATTCAGCCCCTCTCCTCTGACTCCACAAGGCTCCAGGCTCTTCTCTGTCATGATACGCCCTTCCCATTCCAGCTCCCAGGAGTTGCTGAGTCCTACTCACACTGCACGTGTATCAATTGTCTACCTTCCTTTACAGGGTCGGGAAGGGTCTATTAACTCAAGACCAAATCTCTTCTAGCACAGAAATGTCACCTAATCAGTGTTTGTTGCTGATATTAAttagtaataatattaataacaatagCTAATATAGTGTTAATTCCATGCCCAGCACTATTCTAGGCACTTTACGTGTATAAATTCATGTAACCACACAACCCCAAGGTTGATACAACCTCATTTTACGAAGACGGGAATTTAAGGATTGAGTAGTTTAAGTAAGTTGCCCCAGATAGTGAGTGACCGAGCTGGGTTTTGAACCAGGCACTTTGGTTTTCCACAAATGAGTCAAGACCTTGAGGAGGAGCAGACCTCAGAGAGGGAATCCAGATAGCGTTTGGTCTGTGCACGTTGCATCTCAGGGTATTCTCGCCCTGTTCCATTTCTTTCCCGAGGGCCCGCTTTCCAGAGAGACCAGGTAACTCTGGAGTTATTTGGGTGGTCTAGGAGCAGGGACATAACCTCTTTGGGCTGGGCGCGAGGGTGCGAGTCCTCTGCTCCAAACTACAACTCCCAGGAGGCACCGGGCGCCCATAGCCCACGCGACGTCACGGCGGCAGAGGGCGCAGGCGGCTAGGCTCGCCCGGCCCGGTCGACTGTTGGGCTGTTCCGCTCGGACCCCGGCCCTGGCTTTGGCCCAGCGGTAAGGGGAGCGACCTGCGCAGACCATGCCCGCTAAGGCTTCGCATCACTCGACCGCAGCCTCCGCCTTTGCGCTGGATCGTTGGAGAGCGCGtggagggcgggggtggggggaccagCATCTACCATATGGGGGAGATCTGGGCCGAACCAAGTGACCCTGCGGAGGGAGGGAGCTAGACGGGGACTCCCGAGCCGCTGCTTCCACGCAGCCGACCCTCGGTGCACAATTCTTTGTGCCACACGTGTGCAGGCCAGACCCCAGCCGGTCTGAAGGCGACGGATTAGGGGTCAGCCCCGCCCCCTGAACGAGGGTGCAGCGGATCCGAGAGATCTGCGGCAAGGTTTTCGGGCTGGCCTGGTCTAAGGATCCCCTCCCCTCCAAGCTACCAGATAGAGCCTTAGAGAATAGTAACTCCAGAAAGCAAGGTGATCCAGGCTCCccctgtgtgtggggggggggggggcgggggggaggtggTTGAAGGGGTTGGGCAGAGATGGTCGAATCTGATTATACCTGTGCTCACGTAGAGAGACGGCCCCTCTGGATTCAGATCCATACAACTCCCCCTTTCCCCGCCTTGGCAGATGGGAGCTGCTCCCCGGAGGCTGAGCTGGTCAGCATCCTCAACTGGCGCTCACCCCTGAAGTCCGAGAAGTGCCCCTGCCCACCCACACCCTTCTTGCCCAGGTTTGGGGTCGCCTCCATCTATCGGGTCCTCAGCCCTATTGGCCACCCAGTCCAGTTCAAAGGAACAGAACGATGATACTGGCTTCCGTGCTGGGGAGCGGACCCCGGAGTGGGCCACCCCTCCGGCCTCTCTTGGGGCCCGCACTCTCGCTCCGGGCCCGCTCCACATCAGCCACTGATACCCACCACGTGGAGATGGCACGGGAGCGCTCTAAGACCGTCACCTCCTTTTACAACCAGTCAGCCATCGACGTGGCAGCGGAGAAGGTGTGCAGCTAGGGCGGTGAGGCCTGGGTCTGGAGCTGGAGTGGGGGTCCAGGGAAGGGGTGAAGCTAATATGGCCGGGGGCAGGGTGTGGGAGATACTATGCTCAAAGGCCGTCTGCCCCTCCAGCCCTCGGTCCGTCTCACTCCAACCATGATGCTCTATTCAGGCCGCTCTCAGGATGGCAGTCACCTTCTGGTAAGATTCTTGCCTCTTGTTTTGCTCTTGGGCCCTGGAGCTCTgacccagccccccagcccctggccttaacttccctcttctctttcttctagaAAAGTGCCCGCTACTTGCAGCAGGAGTTACCAGTGAGGATCGCTCACCGCATCAAGGGCTTCCGCAGCCTTCCTTTCATCATTGGCTGCAACCCCACCATACTGCACGTGGTAAGGTGGCCTCAAGGGGGCGTAGGAGAGGACTTTAAATCATTGTGCCCACCACCCATGGGGCAGATGGGGAGAGGGAACCAGAGTGGTAGAGACCTACTTGCCTAAAGGTTTCTGAGTCCTAGAGGACTCGGCCCCAAGCTTTCATGGAGACTTGAAAGACCATGATGGGGTCGGAACCCAATGAACTGGGGTGGATGGCAGTCCCCATAGGTGGTCATGGCTGACTGTTCTCTACCTGTGCCCAGAGCATCCTTGTGAATTCCCACACCTCTTCCTTGCAGCACGAGCTGTACATCCGTGCCTTCCAGAAGCTGACAGACTTCCCTCCGGTGAGGGCTGGGCCAGGGCAGGGTGAGGGGCTGAGAGGTTAGGGCTGGACCATCCACGCTCACGACTCTGTGGCTTGCAGATCAAGGACCAGGCGGATGAGGCCCGATACTGCCAACTGGTGCGACAGCTGTTGGATGACCACAAGGATGTGGTGACCCTCTTAGCGGAAGGCCTGCGTGAGAGCCGGAAGCACATAGAGGTCAGGGCAGCGCAATGGGGGCCCAGACCTGGTGGGGGGCCTGGGAAAGGCACCGGGTTTCTGAGGCTTGCTCTTTATAGGATGAGAAGCTCGTCCGCTACTTCTTAGACAAGACGTTGACTTCAAGGCTTGGGATCCGTATGCTGGCCACCCACCATCTGGCGCTACACGAGGACAAGGTGGGGCGCCGGGACCTGAGGATGTCAAGTGGACCAGAGGGAGCTGAGCCAGGAGCCCCCTTGAACTGGGGACCTGGCCCGCAGGCCTGGGGAGAGCCCTGGGGCTGCTTCCATAGTCTAAAGTTTACAAGCTTTTGTTGCCCAAGATGTGGGTAGAGGTGATCTCTGGTCCTGACCTTCTTTCTCCTACCAGCCCGACTTTGTTGGCATCATCTGCACTCGCCTGTCACCGAAGAAGATTATTGAAAAGTGGGTGGACTTTGCCAGGTGAGGCTAGAACGGTTAAGGAAGTGGACATCATCCAGCAGGGAAGCTCTGGGTCTGAGCACTTGCCCAGGATGTGGTCCAGGGCAGGACTTTTCAACTGTGGTACTGTTTATGTTTTGGGCCAGATTATTCTTTTCTGTAAGGGGCTGGCCTGTGCTTGTTAGGATGTTCAGAAGGATTCCCTGCCTTCTACTCACTTGATGCCAGTAATACTCCCCAGTTGTGGCAAACAAAAATGTTGCTAGGGATTGCAAAGTGTCCTTGGGAGGGTGGGGACAGAATCAGCTCCAGTTGAGACCCACTGGTTGGAGTCTGAACCCTTGCTCCTATCCACAGACGCCTGTGTGAGCACAAGTATGGCAATGCACCCCGAGTCCGTATCAACGGACACGTGGCTGCCCGTTTCCCCTTCATCCCAATGCCACTGGACTACATCCTACCTGAGCTGCTCAAGAACGCCATGAGGTGGGCTGCTGGATGTATTGGAAGGGGGCAGATGGGAACTGAGGTGAGGCGGGGGCACCACCACCTACTGGTATTTGGCCCCTTGCACAGAGCCACAATGGAAAGTCACCTTGACACTCCCTACAATGTCCCAGATGTCGTCATCACCATCGCCAACAATGATATCGATCTCGTCATCAGGTTTGCCTTGGGTGCGAGTTGGGTGGTATGGATGCGGGTTTCTGGGCACTGTTCCTGATCTGCTGAATGACCTCAAGCTTAGTGAGACTTGGTGTTTCAGGACAGTCTCTGGTCCTGAGATTGCCATGAGCTGGACATGAGTGGATCTGGAGCCACCTGCAGGCCCCAGGGGCTTGTCTTTGTCAGAAACTGTGGGGCCCAGAGCAGGGAAAGTTAGAAATATGGTGCTGGGTGGAGAATAAATGTCAAGTCCTGCGAGAAGGTTTAAGCAGTCAGTGGCAGAAGTGAGGGTGGAGAAAAGTAGCTTACAAAAAGCAAGGCCCAAGAGTCCAGGTGACCACATTCCATGTTTGCGTGGGTGGAAGGGACAGGAAGGCCGACTTAGCACTCATTGCTTGGGAGATAGTGAACCCCCACCAAAGCTGAGCCAAACCCCCGTTACCATCATCCTCCCAGGATTTCAGACCGGGGCGGGGGAATTGCTCACAAAGACCTGGATCGGGTGATGGACTACCACTTCACTACAGCTGAGGCCAGCACCCAGGACCCGAGGATCAGCCCCCTCTTCGGCCACCTGGACACGCAAAGTGGTGGCCAGTCTGGACCCATGCACGGGTGAGGCCCCATCCGGCCAGaacggaggggtggggggagcccaGGAGACTCAAGCCTCTGAAGCCCGTGTCCtgtccccctgcccacccccagcttTGGCTTCGGGCTGCCCACTTCACGGGCCTACGCAGAGTACCTCGGTGGTTCCCTTCGGCTGCAGTCACTGCAGGGCATTGGCACAGATGTCTACCTGCGGCTCCGTCACATCGATGGCCGGGAAGAAAGCTTCCGCATCTGACCTCGCAGCCCTAGGCCAGTTGGCCTGCCCAGGCTGGGCTACACTCCCTGCCAGGACCTCCCGGACCTTGCAGGGTACCACCCTGCTCCACACTGCTGCATCTCGGGTCTTAGGGCCCCAAACAGGTGGACTTACATGGAGCCAGGCACCGGCCCTCTTTCATAGGGTCCACTGCTTCCCTGCCTCCAGGCCTTAGAGGGGAGGAAGTGGGGACCCTTGAGGTCTCCCGCACCAGCTCCGTCATTCTCGTTCCTGGGGAACCCCACTTTGACCTGCTGTTTGTTATTAAAGTTCACATTTTGAATGCCCTCTCAGGCCCCGTGTGTGGGGAGGGCAGATGAACCTTTGTTTCTGCCCTCTTTCAGGTCCCCTGGACCCTGGGTTTAACTAGTTCATGTCCTGGTCTTGTAACCATCCTCATTGCCTGGCAGACCAGGAACGGAATtggccctgggtctcctgcacagtAAATTTAACTGGAGTGGAGATGAGTTGGGCAGTTTGTGCAGACCTCTCATTCATTTCCCAAATGTTTCTGCCTCCCAGACAATATGGAAGGCCCAGGTTGGCCCAGCTTCAGGCCTCAGTTCCGATTCTTCCCAGCAGTCACAGGTTATAGAGGTGAAGGTGACCCGACTGGGCACTCTTCTGAGCCACCTGATTCCTAAACCTGAGTAAGGAAGGTTAAAAATACTGTCTGCCAGCCATGCCTGCTATTGCCAAGTAAAAGAACACACAGGATTGTGCCCTGGCAGGCCCCAGAGGACAGTGGGGCCCGGGTAGGGGGGGCAAAGGGCTCCAGGGAGCAGGTGGTggtgacccccctcccacccatctTGCCAGGAAGGAAGAAGGCCTAAAGCCTGCTTGGTGGGATTTGTGATGGAAGTGGGGGACTGAGAGGAGACAGAAATTGTATCTGGTGGTGGGAAACCCTAGTGATTTGCCAGGCTGAAAATCTTGCTGCTGCAGTGCTGGGAGGAGGAGGACGGGGAGGCTGGAGAGGCAGATGGGAGTCAGGGTGAAAGACCTTGAAATTATAGCCCAAGAAGTGTGAGTTATATCCTGGAGGTAGCAGGGATCCATGGAAGGGTCTGAAGCTAGGAAGGGAGGTTAGATTCCCTAGAGTgaattgttcagtcgtgtctgaccctttgtgactctatggactatatagtccatggaattctccaggccagaatactggaatgggtagcctttcccttctccaggggatctttccaacccagggatcgaacccatgtctcctgcattgcaggtggattctttaccagctgagccaccaaagaagccctggATTCCCTAGAAGCACATCTTACAAAGATTTGTACCCAAGCAATTTGTTGAGAAAGTGCTTccagaagggaggaggggaggcaggaaAGGGAGGGGCAGGAGACCAGGCAAGAGAGGTAAGCAGCACAGTCATTGATGGACTCCTCTGCTGGATGATCATTTGTTTATTGTCCATATTTGATTGGGCAGGTACTTAAAACTCCCAGACTGAGAACTTCCATTTTCAGCTCTTTCAAAGCAAAACAGTTCCATTAACTTGAGAGACTTTTCACCAAACAAGCCTCTGGTGCTGACTTCTGAAAGCACATCAAAGGTAATATGAGCACAAGGAAGCAACAAAAAATGATTCTGTGGGATCTGTGTGAATCATCAACATAGTTCTAGGGGTGGGTGGAGAGAGAACAAGTACTACAGtgttaattttaaacttttttcttgcctgacttatttcttctgtttcataTGCTGCCAGAAGGGCATTTACCACTCCCTCCAAACTCCTTTATTTTCCCAAAGCCAAGTTACCAGCTCTTCCCACTGCCATCACTCACAGATACTTAGATGTTTCCTGATCTGTAACCTCATCCTTATACCTTGAGCATTCCACTCCTCTTAGAATTGTTTCTAAGCCCAATAGCCAAATTacaagtcagatatgactcagaGTGGCCAAAAGGaatgtttattgaacaccttACCCTGTCTGCCATTGTGCAACACGCACTTGTTTTATA carries:
- the BCKDK gene encoding 3-methyl-2-oxobutanoate dehydrogenase [lipoamide] kinase, mitochondrial isoform X3 yields the protein MILASVLGSGPRSGPPLRPLLGPALSLRARSTSATDTHHVEMARERSKTVTSFYNQSAIDVAAEKPSVRLTPTMMLYSGRSQDGSHLLKSARYLQQELPVRIAHRIKGFRSLPFIIGCNPTILHVSILVNSHTSSLQHELYIRAFQKLTDFPPIKDQADEARYCQLVRQLLDDHKDVVTLLAEGLRESRKHIEDEKLVRYFLDKTLTSRLGIRMLATHHLALHEDKPDFVGIICTRLSPKKIIEKWVDFARRLCEHKYGNAPRVRINGHVAARFPFIPMPLDYILPELLKNAMRATMESHLDTPYNVPDVVITIANNDIDLVIRISDRGGGIAHKDLDRVMDYHFTTAEASTQDPRISPLFGHLDTQSGGQSGPMHG
- the BCKDK gene encoding 3-methyl-2-oxobutanoate dehydrogenase [lipoamide] kinase, mitochondrial isoform X1, which encodes MILASVLGSGPRSGPPLRPLLGPALSLRARSTSATDTHHVEMARERSKTVTSFYNQSAIDVAAEKPSVRLTPTMMLYSGRSQDGSHLLKSARYLQQELPVRIAHRIKGFRSLPFIIGCNPTILHVSILVNSHTSSLQHELYIRAFQKLTDFPPIKDQADEARYCQLVRQLLDDHKDVVTLLAEGLRESRKHIEDEKLVRYFLDKTLTSRLGIRMLATHHLALHEDKPDFVGIICTRLSPKKIIEKWVDFARRLCEHKYGNAPRVRINGHVAARFPFIPMPLDYILPELLKNAMRATMESHLDTPYNVPDVVITIANNDIDLVIRISDRGGGIAHKDLDRVMDYHFTTAEASTQDPRISPLFGHLDTQSGGQSGPMHGFGFGLPTSRAYAEYLGGSLRLQSLQGIGTDVYLRLRHIDGREESFRI
- the BCKDK gene encoding 3-methyl-2-oxobutanoate dehydrogenase [lipoamide] kinase, mitochondrial isoform X2 yields the protein MILASVLGSGPRSGPPLRPLLGPALSLRARSTSATDTHHVEMARERSKTVTSFYNQSAIDVAAEKPSVRLTPTMMLYSGRSQDGSHLLKSARYLQQELPVRIAHRIKGFRSLPFIIGCNPTILHVHELYIRAFQKLTDFPPIKDQADEARYCQLVRQLLDDHKDVVTLLAEGLRESRKHIEDEKLVRYFLDKTLTSRLGIRMLATHHLALHEDKPDFVGIICTRLSPKKIIEKWVDFARRLCEHKYGNAPRVRINGHVAARFPFIPMPLDYILPELLKNAMRATMESHLDTPYNVPDVVITIANNDIDLVIRISDRGGGIAHKDLDRVMDYHFTTAEASTQDPRISPLFGHLDTQSGGQSGPMHGFGFGLPTSRAYAEYLGGSLRLQSLQGIGTDVYLRLRHIDGREESFRI